A genome region from Methanobacterium sp. includes the following:
- the larE gene encoding ATP-dependent sacrificial sulfur transferase LarE: protein MDIEGKMNSLRNYFRGKKVLIAFSGGADSTLLAWVAKEEANEALAVTVDNGVMPSDCVQDAELIAQKIGIKHLVIHENFLEDSAFEINPPNRCYVCKMKMHQRLEKIAKEGQYDEVVDGTNISDLMEDRPGIMVNIEKNVKTPMVKSGITSHDVRTILNQFNIDYNPSTTCLATRIPTGKAITPRKINRISYAENLIKNLTGLDVVRVRDDDGMALIEVKDVDKLIDRGLLHHLDLELKSVGFKRITMDIGSYGDLKDEMVIYKPCKDAKNKIMFETELPYQFNISLTCQELETLGKVKCSREMGIAMLEMDGRNITIFAKGKIVARKVRDQEDAQELLLKVLPCLRRQI, encoded by the coding sequence ATGGATATTGAAGGAAAAATGAATAGTTTAAGGAACTATTTTCGTGGAAAAAAGGTTCTGATTGCATTTTCGGGGGGTGCAGACAGCACACTACTGGCTTGGGTTGCCAAAGAAGAGGCAAATGAGGCCCTGGCAGTCACGGTGGATAATGGTGTTATGCCTTCAGATTGTGTTCAGGACGCAGAACTCATCGCCCAAAAAATAGGGATCAAACACCTTGTTATACATGAAAACTTCCTGGAGGATTCTGCATTTGAAATAAACCCCCCTAACAGGTGTTACGTCTGCAAGATGAAAATGCACCAGAGACTGGAAAAAATAGCAAAGGAAGGACAGTATGATGAGGTGGTTGACGGCACCAACATCAGTGATCTAATGGAGGACCGGCCAGGAATAATGGTTAACATAGAAAAAAATGTTAAAACACCCATGGTAAAGTCAGGAATCACCTCCCACGATGTAAGAACCATTTTAAATCAGTTTAACATTGATTATAATCCTTCAACCACCTGTCTTGCCACCAGAATCCCCACTGGAAAAGCAATCACTCCCCGTAAAATCAACCGCATTAGCTATGCTGAAAATCTCATCAAAAACCTCACGGGTCTGGATGTGGTTCGGGTGAGGGACGATGATGGTATGGCCCTTATTGAAGTGAAAGATGTGGATAAACTTATTGACCGAGGATTACTTCATCATCTGGATTTAGAACTGAAGTCAGTGGGTTTTAAGAGAATTACCATGGATATTGGGAGCTATGGTGATTTGAAAGATGAGATGGTAATTTATAAACCCTGTAAAGATGCGAAAAATAAGATAATGTTTGAAACAGAACTTCCATACCAGTTTAACATCTCTCTAACCTGTCAGGAACTGGAAACCCTGGGAAAGGTTAAGTGCTCCAGGGAGATGGGCATAGCCATGCTGGAAATGGATGGTAGGAACATCACCATATTTGCCAAGGGAAAAATTGTCGCCCGTAAAGTTAGAGACCAGGAAGATGCTCAGGAGTTGTTGCTTAAGGTTCTACCTTGTCTGCGCAGGCAAATATGA